A genomic window from Leptolyngbya sp. BL0902 includes:
- the psaI gene encoding photosystem I reaction center subunit VIII, protein MAAAFLPSILVPLVGIVFPAAAMAFLFLYIEREEA, encoded by the coding sequence ATGGCTGCTGCGTTTCTACCCTCTATTCTGGTTCCTTTAGTGGGCATTGTGTTTCCCGCTGCGGCAATGGCCTTTTTGTTCCTTTACATTGAGCGTGAAGAAGCTTAA
- a CDS encoding Bax inhibitor-1 family protein, translated as MSNTSNFREAIQKAQGQALVGPNVIKNALPFLGGGLILTALGSFGGLGVMASSPAIFMPTFWVALVAQIALFFVASRVADQENNSTALPLLATYSLLTGYTLSGLIYVALGTSGVGMTGIGAAALACGVVFIAARQIGSNLSEEDGLALTKTIGIGVFAILLAVVGQFIFAILGGGIPQFLDIAISALGVLVFVGASVVDFFILPRTYKDEQYLSAALSMYLTYINLFVFILRLLIAINRD; from the coding sequence TTGAGTAATACCAGCAATTTCCGTGAGGCCATTCAAAAGGCCCAAGGCCAAGCCCTCGTTGGCCCCAATGTCATTAAAAACGCCCTCCCCTTCCTCGGCGGTGGCCTCATTCTGACCGCCCTGGGCTCCTTTGGCGGCCTCGGGGTGATGGCTAGCAGCCCCGCCATCTTCATGCCCACCTTTTGGGTGGCGCTGGTGGCGCAGATTGCGCTGTTCTTCGTGGCAAGCCGCGTTGCCGACCAAGAAAATAACAGCACCGCCCTGCCTTTGTTGGCCACCTATAGTCTGTTGACGGGCTATACCCTCAGCGGCCTAATCTACGTGGCCCTGGGCACCTCCGGTGTGGGCATGACCGGGATTGGTGCAGCGGCCCTAGCCTGTGGGGTGGTGTTCATCGCCGCTCGGCAAATTGGCTCCAACCTCTCCGAGGAAGATGGCCTTGCCCTCACCAAAACCATTGGCATCGGCGTGTTTGCCATTCTGCTGGCGGTGGTGGGGCAATTCATTTTTGCCATCCTGGGCGGCGGCATTCCCCAGTTTTTGGATATCGCCATCTCTGCCCTTGGGGTGTTGGTGTTTGTCGGTGCCTCTGTGGTGGATTTCTTCATCCTGCCCCGCACCTACAAAGATGAGCAATACCTCTCGGCGGCCCTGTCGATGTACCTCACCTATATCAACCTCTTTGTGTTCATCCTGCGCTTGCTGATTGCCATCAATCGCGACTAG
- the ilvB gene encoding biosynthetic-type acetolactate synthase large subunit, translated as MTTPVASQSEVLVRRASGAFALIDSLKRHGVKHIFGYPGGAILPIYDELYRAEAAGDISHILVRHEQGAAHAADGYARATGQVGVCFGTSGPGATNLVTGIATAQMDSIPLVVITGQVPRHAIGSDAFQETDIYGITLPIVKHSYVARTPQQIAQFVAEAFYIAQTGRPGPVLVDIPKDVGLEEFDYIPVEPGRVNLTGYKPTIKGNPRQISHAIRLLRQSERPLLYVGGGAITAGAHAEIARLAEYFQIPVTTTLMGKGAFDEHHPLAVGMLGMHGTAYANFAVSECDLLIAVGARFDDRVTGKLDEFASRAQVIHIDIDPAEVGKNRAPQVPIVGDVKQVLVNLLERLEVENQLPPPNQTVAWRERISRWRRDYPLVVPTYPDVLSPQEVITELCRQAPHAYYTTDVGQHQMWAAQFLKNGPRQWVSSAGLGTMGFGMPAAMGAQVALPDETVICISGDASFQMNLQELGTLAQYHIPVKTVIINNGWQGMVRQWQQAFHGERYSSSNMEVGMPDFELLARAYGIKGIVVHDRDQLSDAVATMLAHDGPVLMDIHVRRDENCYPMVAPGKSNHQMLGLPEVASEAVATPACGQCGHENTPGSHFCSQCGTKL; from the coding sequence ATGACTACCCCTGTTGCGTCCCAAAGTGAAGTTCTTGTTCGCCGTGCTTCCGGGGCCTTTGCCCTCATTGACAGCCTCAAACGCCACGGGGTCAAGCATATTTTCGGCTATCCCGGTGGGGCCATTCTGCCCATCTATGACGAACTCTACCGGGCCGAGGCCGCTGGAGACATTTCCCACATTTTGGTGCGCCACGAGCAAGGGGCTGCCCACGCCGCCGACGGCTATGCCCGTGCTACGGGGCAGGTGGGGGTTTGTTTTGGCACCTCCGGGCCTGGGGCCACCAACCTGGTGACGGGGATCGCCACGGCCCAGATGGACTCCATTCCTCTGGTGGTGATCACGGGCCAGGTGCCACGCCACGCCATCGGTAGCGACGCCTTCCAAGAAACCGATATCTACGGTATTACCCTGCCCATTGTGAAGCATTCCTACGTGGCCAGAACGCCGCAGCAGATTGCCCAGTTTGTGGCTGAAGCCTTTTATATTGCCCAAACCGGACGTCCTGGCCCCGTGCTGGTGGACATTCCCAAAGACGTGGGCCTAGAGGAGTTTGACTATATTCCCGTGGAGCCCGGTCGGGTCAACCTCACGGGCTATAAGCCCACCATCAAGGGCAACCCGCGCCAAATTAGCCACGCCATTCGGCTGCTGCGCCAGAGCGAGCGGCCCCTGCTCTATGTGGGGGGCGGTGCCATTACGGCTGGGGCCCACGCCGAAATCGCCCGCTTGGCTGAGTATTTCCAAATCCCCGTCACCACAACGCTGATGGGCAAGGGGGCCTTTGATGAGCACCACCCGCTGGCGGTGGGTATGTTGGGAATGCACGGCACCGCCTACGCCAACTTTGCCGTGAGCGAGTGCGACCTGCTGATTGCCGTGGGGGCTCGGTTTGACGACCGGGTAACGGGCAAACTAGATGAATTTGCCTCCCGCGCCCAGGTCATCCACATTGACATTGACCCCGCTGAGGTGGGCAAAAACCGTGCGCCCCAGGTGCCGATTGTGGGCGACGTCAAACAGGTACTCGTCAATCTATTGGAGCGGCTGGAGGTGGAGAATCAACTGCCGCCCCCCAATCAAACCGTAGCTTGGCGGGAACGCATCAGCCGCTGGCGGCGCGACTATCCCCTGGTGGTGCCCACCTACCCCGATGTGCTCTCGCCCCAGGAAGTGATTACGGAACTCTGTCGCCAAGCCCCCCACGCCTACTACACCACCGACGTGGGCCAGCACCAAATGTGGGCGGCTCAGTTCCTCAAAAATGGCCCCCGCCAGTGGGTATCTAGTGCGGGCCTTGGCACCATGGGCTTTGGAATGCCCGCAGCCATGGGAGCTCAGGTCGCGCTGCCTGACGAAACCGTGATCTGCATCAGCGGCGATGCCAGCTTCCAGATGAACCTCCAGGAACTCGGCACCCTGGCGCAGTACCACATTCCGGTGAAAACCGTGATTATCAACAACGGCTGGCAGGGGATGGTGCGTCAGTGGCAGCAAGCCTTCCACGGTGAGCGCTACTCCTCCTCTAATATGGAAGTGGGAATGCCCGACTTTGAACTGCTAGCCCGCGCCTACGGCATCAAAGGCATCGTCGTCCACGACCGCGACCAACTGAGCGACGCTGTGGCTACCATGCTGGCCCATGACGGCCCGGTGCTGATGGATATTCACGTGCGCCGCGACGAAAACTGCTATCCCATGGTGGCTCCCGGCAAGAGCAACCACCAAATGCTGGGCCTGCCGGAGGTAGCCTCGGAAGCCGTTGCAACTCCTGCCTGCGGTCAGTGCGGCCATGAAAATACCCCGGGCAGCCATTTCTGCTCCCAGTGCGGCACTAAGCTGTAG
- a CDS encoding peptidoglycan D,D-transpeptidase FtsI family protein, with product MASSYSSPTRPRRPRRPRSQSPRQRLARARSSTRQRPRVTTAPSTPRLVMVWAALMIMVALLVGRMAWLQLRQGESLGQMAAQQRVRPSQPQPLRYPIVDRQGNLLAMDRMVFTLYSHPKLFNQPSATVAEALSPLLEKPAAELLAQWGTQPTGIRVMNGLTAETADRIRQLRLNGLELVPQQQRFYPQEDLFAPVIGFVNFDGAAQAGLEIGQESHLLLPERDQSDPILALVQGQTGKATLHLTLDSRLQRVAQNALEDMVAQRSAKGGTILVMDVDTGAMLAMAVAPTYNPNEYYRANMGAFRNWAISDLYEPGSTFKPINVAIALEAGVLQPDELVNDSGQIQFGRWTIRNSDFAVTGGRGAISITDVMKYSSNVGMIRIMQKLTPEDYFQWLEKLGMDQPSGIDLPNEAVGQMKDREQFIRSRVEPATTSFGQGFSMTPIKMMQLQAAISNGGRLVIPHVVSGLKDSEGTLLWEPQRPPVRRVFSERTTQALMPMLEAVVDTGTGRAAQIPGYRVGGKTGTAQKALPSGGYGPGRITSFVGVLPIENPRYVVMAILDEPKGADAYGGTTAAPLVKAVSESLVVLEGIPPSDVTTPTP from the coding sequence ATGGCTAGTTCCTATTCCTCGCCCACCCGTCCCCGTCGCCCTCGCCGTCCGCGTTCCCAGTCTCCACGGCAGCGCTTGGCCAGGGCGCGGTCATCAACGCGGCAGCGGCCTAGGGTGACGACCGCCCCCAGCACCCCGCGTCTAGTGATGGTGTGGGCGGCGTTAATGATTATGGTGGCTCTACTGGTCGGGCGGATGGCTTGGCTTCAATTGCGGCAGGGGGAAAGCCTCGGTCAGATGGCGGCTCAGCAGCGGGTGCGCCCCAGCCAGCCCCAGCCCCTGCGCTATCCCATCGTGGATCGTCAGGGCAACCTGCTGGCGATGGATCGGATGGTCTTTACCCTCTACAGCCACCCCAAGCTCTTTAATCAGCCTTCGGCCACCGTGGCCGAAGCCCTCAGCCCCCTCCTCGAAAAGCCTGCCGCTGAATTGTTGGCCCAGTGGGGCACCCAACCCACAGGCATTCGGGTAATGAATGGCCTCACCGCCGAAACCGCCGACCGCATCCGACAACTGCGGCTGAACGGGTTGGAACTGGTGCCCCAGCAGCAGCGCTTCTATCCCCAGGAAGACCTCTTTGCCCCGGTGATAGGGTTTGTGAATTTTGACGGTGCCGCCCAGGCGGGCCTCGAAATTGGCCAGGAATCGCACTTACTGCTGCCAGAACGCGACCAAAGCGACCCCATTCTGGCTTTGGTGCAGGGCCAAACGGGTAAAGCCACCCTGCATCTCACCCTCGATAGCCGACTTCAGCGGGTAGCCCAAAATGCCCTGGAGGACATGGTGGCCCAGCGGTCGGCCAAGGGGGGCACCATCCTGGTGATGGATGTGGACACAGGGGCGATGCTAGCCATGGCGGTGGCTCCCACCTACAACCCCAACGAATACTATCGCGCCAACATGGGAGCCTTTCGCAACTGGGCCATCAGCGATCTCTACGAGCCCGGTTCTACCTTCAAGCCCATCAATGTGGCCATTGCCCTCGAAGCTGGGGTGCTTCAGCCCGATGAACTGGTCAACGACAGCGGCCAGATTCAGTTTGGCCGCTGGACGATTCGCAACAGCGATTTTGCCGTGACGGGCGGACGCGGGGCGATTTCCATCACCGATGTGATGAAATATTCCAGCAACGTGGGCATGATCCGCATCATGCAAAAGCTCACGCCGGAGGACTACTTCCAATGGCTGGAAAAATTGGGGATGGATCAGCCCTCCGGCATTGACCTGCCCAACGAAGCCGTGGGTCAGATGAAGGATCGCGAACAGTTTATCCGCAGCCGCGTTGAGCCTGCCACGACCTCCTTTGGCCAGGGCTTTTCCATGACGCCGATTAAGATGATGCAGCTTCAGGCGGCCATTTCCAACGGTGGCCGATTGGTGATTCCCCATGTGGTGAGCGGCCTCAAGGACAGTGAGGGCACCCTGCTTTGGGAACCCCAGCGCCCCCCCGTCCGGCGGGTGTTTTCGGAGCGCACCACCCAAGCCCTGATGCCCATGCTAGAGGCGGTGGTAGACACGGGTACGGGGCGAGCGGCCCAAATTCCGGGCTATCGGGTGGGTGGCAAGACGGGCACCGCCCAGAAGGCCCTGCCCAGCGGCGGCTATGGCCCAGGCCGCATCACGAGCTTTGTGGGGGTGTTGCCCATTGAAAATCCGCGCTATGTGGTCATGGCCATCCTCGACGAGCCCAAGGGGGCCGATGCCTACGGTGGCACCACCGCCGCCCCTCTGGTGAAGGCCGTTAGCGAGTCCTTGGTGGTCTTAGAGGGCATTCCCCCCAGCGACGTGACTACTCCAACGCCCTAG
- a CDS encoding TrkH family potassium uptake protein: MTVSRTICLGFLVFISVGTLLLLLPWANANGSWGNPLVALFTATSAVCVTGLIVVDTGSHFSPLGQGIILMLIQVGGLGYMTANSFLMLLLGRRLKLKDRLAIQQSMDNSELAGGSSLIVSIITMTLIFELTGIFCLYPTFQQEFGGGRGLWLSIFHSISAFNNAGFSLFSDSIVGYALNPWVNLVITGLVIVGGIGYQVIMELYLWARHQFRGDQRRTTFSLNFKIVTSTTVALLAIGTVAFLLIEFNNPATLGDYTPHQKLLMAWFQSVIARTAGFNSIDIGAMGEASLFIMIALMFVGASPGSTGGGIKTTTLRILLACTRMVLQGKEDVLSYRRQIPPSRVLKAIAVVMGSGLAVLTATTLVSISNPSLNFIDVLFESVSAFATVGLSTGITANLSDVGKYVIIITMYLGRVGILLFMAALLGDPKPTALQYPEEDLLIG, encoded by the coding sequence ATGACCGTATCTCGAACCATTTGCCTCGGTTTCCTAGTCTTTATTTCGGTGGGAACCCTGCTGCTGTTGCTGCCCTGGGCCAATGCCAATGGCAGTTGGGGCAATCCCCTCGTAGCACTGTTTACCGCCACCTCAGCGGTCTGCGTCACCGGGCTGATTGTGGTCGATACGGGTTCCCACTTTTCGCCCCTGGGGCAGGGCATCATTTTGATGCTGATTCAAGTTGGGGGCCTAGGCTATATGACGGCCAACAGTTTCCTGATGCTGCTGCTGGGGCGGCGACTCAAGCTCAAGGATCGGTTGGCCATTCAGCAATCCATGGATAACAGTGAACTCGCCGGGGGAAGCTCACTGATTGTCTCTATCATCACCATGACCCTGATCTTTGAACTCACGGGTATCTTCTGCCTCTACCCGACTTTTCAGCAGGAGTTTGGCGGGGGCCGGGGGCTGTGGCTGTCGATTTTTCACAGCATCAGCGCCTTTAATAATGCGGGCTTCAGCCTGTTTTCTGACAGCATCGTTGGCTATGCCCTCAATCCGTGGGTGAACCTAGTAATCACGGGGTTGGTGATTGTGGGCGGCATTGGCTACCAGGTGATTATGGAACTGTATTTGTGGGCGCGGCACCAGTTTCGAGGAGACCAGCGGCGCACAACCTTTTCCCTGAACTTTAAGATTGTTACCAGCACCACGGTCGCTCTGCTAGCCATCGGCACCGTCGCCTTTTTACTCATTGAGTTCAACAACCCCGCCACCCTAGGCGACTATACGCCCCATCAAAAGTTGCTGATGGCCTGGTTTCAGTCGGTGATTGCCCGCACTGCTGGCTTTAACAGCATCGACATTGGGGCCATGGGCGAGGCATCCCTGTTTATTATGATCGCCCTGATGTTTGTGGGGGCTAGTCCGGGCAGTACGGGGGGCGGCATTAAAACGACCACCCTTCGCATTCTGCTGGCCTGCACGCGTATGGTCTTGCAGGGCAAGGAAGATGTGCTCAGCTATCGGCGGCAGATTCCCCCCAGTCGGGTGCTAAAGGCCATTGCGGTGGTCATGGGGTCGGGGTTGGCCGTGCTGACGGCAACCACCCTAGTCTCTATCAGCAATCCCAGCCTCAACTTCATTGATGTGCTGTTTGAGTCGGTGTCAGCCTTTGCCACCGTGGGCCTGAGTACGGGCATTACGGCGAATCTCTCCGACGTGGGCAAATACGTCATCATTATCACGATGTATTTGGGACGAGTGGGCATTCTGCTATTTATGGCCGCCTTGCTGGGCGATCCCAAGCCCACGGCCCTTCAATATCCCGAAGAGGATTTACTGATTGGCTGA
- a CDS encoding PAP/fibrillin family protein, whose translation MTASSSLRPTLKAQLLERIGHLNLAEALLPASHPDIDQLIHDLEAITPIAQPLQADHWPTLLGTWDLIYASQGTVVTRRLPLWPVGLRRVWQRLAPSAQPSVPIVTENGAVVSLPVIGELTAIAQGVWQPYEEAESASVSFGSFSLQPTRLLGVTGLHLPKLTLPIFDALRREALWITSYLDDDLRIGRGATGNLFVFQRTSIGQGGWASKPSPAP comes from the coding sequence ATGACGGCTTCCTCTTCCCTGCGCCCTACCCTCAAGGCCCAACTCCTTGAACGCATTGGCCATCTGAATCTGGCTGAGGCCCTGCTGCCCGCCAGCCACCCCGATATTGACCAACTCATCCACGACCTTGAGGCCATCACCCCCATTGCCCAGCCGCTCCAGGCCGACCACTGGCCCACCCTGCTGGGCACCTGGGATTTGATCTACGCGTCCCAGGGCACCGTTGTTACCCGCCGCTTGCCCCTGTGGCCCGTGGGTCTTCGCCGCGTCTGGCAGCGTCTGGCTCCGTCTGCCCAGCCCAGTGTCCCCATCGTCACCGAGAATGGAGCTGTGGTCAGCCTCCCGGTGATTGGGGAGCTAACGGCCATTGCCCAAGGAGTTTGGCAACCCTACGAAGAAGCCGAAAGCGCCAGCGTTAGCTTTGGTTCCTTTAGCCTACAACCCACCCGCCTCCTTGGTGTTACCGGGCTCCATCTGCCCAAACTCACCCTGCCCATTTTTGATGCCCTCCGCCGCGAAGCCCTCTGGATTACCTCCTACCTAGACGACGACCTCCGCATTGGACGCGGCGCAACGGGCAACCTATTTGTGTTTCAGCGCACCTCCATAGGCCAAGGGGGCTGGGCCAGTAAACCCAGCCCAGCGCCATGA
- a CDS encoding AAA family ATPase, translating to MSFKDSVQHFKTLVVSFHPVIVIETVEEERVQTLMQKACSDMQMPIFEWSIAQGLMRSPESPDNRWQNEYAPPGAKRGQALPKTAEPIDMLRHIQDMSFKAIFWLKDFAPHLKDAVVARQFREVVQQFSLNRSTIVISGSGVALPTELSQDAVYLDIKLPGPMELQDAVSKVVRSLQGSRVKLELTPEDVHALVKALQGMTLSQTRKVVSYAALHDGTLNGEDIKRILDRKARAIHEEGLLDYFPSETNAAELGGFEGLKRWLAYARVGFTPQARKFNLPAPKGILIVGIQGCGKSLAAKTIARQWNLPLLKLDAGRLYDKYVGESDKNFRRAVVLAETMAPCILWIDEIEKSMGQSSSDADGGLSRRLFGYFLTWLQEKSQEIFVVATANDLSAIPPELLRKGRFDEIFFVDLPDADERENILKIHLNRRNQGLAAYDIPTLVAVTEGFSGAEIEQAIITAHYRALYENRSADTALIIEQIKRTVPLSVTRREDIDRLRALAKERFVSAR from the coding sequence ATGTCCTTCAAAGATAGTGTGCAGCATTTCAAAACCCTGGTGGTGTCGTTCCATCCGGTGATTGTGATTGAAACGGTGGAGGAGGAGCGGGTGCAAACGCTGATGCAAAAAGCCTGCTCGGATATGCAGATGCCTATCTTTGAGTGGAGCATTGCCCAGGGGTTGATGCGATCCCCCGAAAGCCCTGATAACCGTTGGCAAAATGAGTATGCGCCCCCAGGGGCCAAGCGAGGGCAGGCACTCCCCAAAACCGCCGAACCCATCGACATGCTGCGCCACATCCAGGACATGAGCTTCAAGGCCATTTTTTGGCTGAAGGACTTTGCCCCCCACCTGAAGGATGCCGTGGTGGCACGTCAGTTTCGGGAAGTGGTGCAGCAGTTTTCCCTCAACCGATCCACGATTGTGATCAGCGGCAGCGGGGTAGCTTTGCCGACCGAACTGTCCCAGGATGCCGTTTACTTAGACATCAAGTTGCCGGGGCCGATGGAACTTCAAGATGCGGTGTCTAAGGTTGTGCGGTCGCTCCAGGGTAGTAGAGTCAAGCTTGAGCTGACCCCAGAGGATGTTCACGCCTTAGTCAAGGCACTCCAGGGGATGACTCTCAGCCAAACGCGCAAGGTGGTGTCCTACGCAGCTCTCCATGACGGAACCCTCAATGGCGAGGACATCAAGCGGATTCTAGACCGCAAGGCCCGCGCCATCCACGAAGAGGGATTGCTAGATTATTTCCCGTCGGAAACCAACGCGGCGGAACTGGGCGGTTTTGAGGGACTGAAACGCTGGCTGGCCTACGCCCGCGTGGGCTTTACGCCCCAGGCCCGTAAGTTTAACCTGCCTGCCCCCAAGGGCATTTTGATTGTGGGCATCCAAGGTTGCGGCAAGTCCCTTGCGGCCAAAACCATTGCCCGTCAGTGGAATTTACCCCTGCTGAAGCTGGATGCGGGGCGGCTGTACGACAAATACGTGGGTGAGTCGGACAAAAACTTTCGGCGGGCGGTGGTGCTGGCCGAAACCATGGCCCCCTGCATTCTGTGGATTGACGAAATTGAAAAGAGCATGGGCCAAAGCAGCAGCGATGCCGATGGGGGCCTCAGTCGGCGGCTATTTGGCTATTTTTTGACATGGCTGCAAGAAAAATCCCAGGAAATTTTTGTGGTGGCCACCGCCAACGATCTCTCGGCCATTCCGCCGGAACTGCTGCGTAAGGGCCGTTTCGACGAAATTTTCTTTGTTGATCTACCCGATGCCGACGAGCGAGAGAATATCCTCAAAATTCACCTCAACCGCCGCAACCAGGGGCTAGCGGCCTACGATATCCCTACCCTAGTGGCCGTCACCGAGGGCTTCAGTGGGGCCGAAATTGAACAGGCCATCATCACCGCCCACTACCGCGCCCTCTACGAAAATCGTTCGGCGGATACGGCCCTGATTATTGAGCAAATTAAGCGCACGGTGCCCCTCTCCGTCACTCGCCGGGAAGACATCGACCGCCTCCGCGCCCTAGCTAAGGAGCGCTTTGTCTCAGCTCGTTAA
- the nuoH gene encoding NADH-quinone oxidoreductase subunit NuoH, with amino-acid sequence MNQGIDLQGSFVRLLTELGLPSGAAKALWLPLPMVVILVGATVSIFVTVWLERKISAAAQQRIGPEYVGPLGTLQAAADGIKLLFKEDITPAKADPILFTLGPAIVVIPVFLSYLIVPFGQNMVITDIGVGIFLWIALSSIAPIGLLMAGYSSNNKYSLLGGLRAAAQSISYEIPMALAVLAVVLMSNSLSTIDIVNQQSGYGILGWNVWRQPAGFLIFWIAALAECERLPFDLPEAEEELVAGYQTEYTGMKFGLFYVGSYVNLVLSALIVSILYLGGWEFPVSVSWIANLIGVSETTPWFQVIAASLGIMMTLFKAYALVFLAILLRWTVPRVRIDQLLDFGWKFLLPVSLVNLLLTAGLKLAFPVAFGG; translated from the coding sequence ATGAACCAAGGAATTGACCTGCAAGGCAGTTTTGTCAGGCTGCTTACGGAACTGGGGTTGCCCAGTGGAGCGGCCAAGGCGCTGTGGCTGCCGTTGCCCATGGTGGTGATTTTGGTGGGGGCCACCGTCAGTATCTTCGTGACGGTGTGGCTAGAGCGGAAAATTTCCGCCGCCGCCCAACAGCGGATTGGCCCGGAATACGTGGGGCCGCTGGGCACCCTCCAAGCCGCTGCCGACGGGATTAAGCTGCTGTTCAAAGAAGACATCACCCCCGCCAAGGCCGACCCAATTCTGTTCACCCTTGGCCCCGCCATCGTGGTGATTCCGGTCTTTCTGTCCTACCTGATTGTGCCCTTTGGCCAAAACATGGTGATTACCGACATTGGCGTCGGTATTTTTCTCTGGATTGCCCTCTCCAGCATCGCCCCCATTGGCCTGCTGATGGCGGGGTATTCCTCCAACAACAAATATTCTCTGCTGGGGGGGCTGCGGGCAGCGGCTCAATCCATCAGCTACGAAATTCCCATGGCCCTAGCGGTGCTGGCGGTGGTCTTGATGTCCAACAGCCTCAGTACCATCGACATTGTCAACCAGCAGTCCGGCTACGGCATCCTCGGCTGGAATGTGTGGCGGCAACCCGCTGGCTTCCTAATTTTCTGGATTGCCGCCCTGGCGGAATGCGAACGTCTACCCTTTGACTTGCCAGAGGCCGAAGAAGAACTCGTTGCCGGATACCAAACCGAGTACACCGGGATGAAGTTCGGTCTGTTCTACGTCGGTTCCTACGTCAACCTGGTGCTGTCGGCGCTGATTGTGTCCATCCTCTACCTGGGCGGCTGGGAATTTCCGGTGTCCGTAAGCTGGATTGCCAACCTGATTGGCGTCAGCGAAACCACCCCCTGGTTCCAGGTGATCGCCGCCTCCCTCGGCATCATGATGACCCTGTTCAAAGCCTACGCCCTGGTCTTTTTGGCCATTCTGCTACGCTGGACGGTGCCCCGGGTGCGGATTGACCAACTGCTGGATTTCGGCTGGAAGTTCCTGCTGCCCGTGTCTCTGGTGAACCTGCTGCTAACGGCGGGGCTAAAGCTGGCCTTCCCCGTGGCCTTTGGTGGCTAG
- the ndhI gene encoding NAD(P)H-quinone oxidoreductase subunit I: MGFLKQVGDYAKESFQAAKYIGQGLSVTFDHMSRRPITVHYPYEKLIPSERFRGRIHFEFDKCIACEVCVRVCPINLPVVDWDFDKATKKKTLKHYSIDFGVCIFCGNCVEYCPTNCLSMTEEYEMATYDRHELNYDNVALGRLPYKVTQDPMVTPLRELAYLPKGVMEPHDLPPNSRRAGKLPQEILEESTGSETKA, translated from the coding sequence CTGGGGTTTCTCAAACAAGTTGGCGATTACGCAAAGGAAAGCTTTCAGGCCGCAAAATACATTGGCCAGGGGTTGTCCGTCACCTTCGACCACATGAGCCGTCGTCCGATTACGGTGCATTACCCCTACGAAAAGCTGATCCCCTCTGAACGTTTCCGGGGCCGGATTCACTTCGAGTTTGACAAGTGCATCGCCTGCGAGGTGTGTGTGCGAGTGTGCCCCATCAACCTGCCCGTGGTGGATTGGGACTTTGACAAAGCCACCAAAAAGAAAACCCTCAAGCACTACAGTATTGACTTTGGGGTCTGTATTTTCTGCGGCAACTGTGTGGAATATTGCCCCACCAACTGCCTCTCCATGACCGAAGAATACGAAATGGCCACCTACGACCGCCACGAACTCAACTACGACAACGTGGCCCTCGGTCGTTTGCCCTACAAGGTGACGCAAGATCCCATGGTGACGCCCCTGCGGGAACTGGCCTACCTGCCCAAGGGCGTGATGGAGCCCCACGATCTGCCCCCCAACTCGCGGCGGGCGGGCAAACTGCCCCAGGAAATTTTGGAGGAATCCACTGGGTCAGAGACTAAAGCCTAG
- a CDS encoding NADH-quinone oxidoreductase subunit J: MTLAEGVQLVAFGILVLMVLGSALGVVLLENIVYSAFLLGGVFISMAGMYILLNAGFVAAAQILVYVGAVNVLILFGIMLVNKRQPFAPVSQAWISKVATGGVCAGLFALLTVSVINTPWAISSETPIGEQAIVEIGKHFFTDYLLPFELASVLLLMALIGAIVLARRELIPDTEPGEPETEALQLPERPRELVSSAPVGDSDL; this comes from the coding sequence GTGACGCTAGCAGAAGGGGTTCAACTGGTTGCCTTTGGCATCCTGGTGTTGATGGTGTTGGGTAGCGCCCTTGGGGTAGTGCTGCTCGAAAATATTGTGTACTCGGCCTTTTTGCTGGGGGGCGTGTTCATCAGCATGGCCGGGATGTATATCCTGCTGAATGCGGGCTTTGTGGCAGCGGCTCAAATTTTGGTCTACGTCGGGGCCGTCAACGTGCTGATCCTGTTTGGGATCATGCTGGTGAACAAGCGCCAGCCCTTTGCCCCGGTCAGCCAAGCCTGGATCAGCAAAGTCGCCACCGGGGGCGTCTGCGCCGGGTTGTTCGCCCTGCTGACGGTCTCCGTAATCAATACCCCCTGGGCGATTTCCAGCGAAACTCCCATTGGTGAACAGGCCATCGTCGAAATCGGCAAGCACTTCTTCACCGACTACCTGCTGCCCTTCGAGCTCGCCTCGGTATTGCTGCTGATGGCGCTGATTGGGGCGATTGTGCTGGCCCGTCGGGAACTCATCCCCGACACCGAACCGGGCGAACCGGAAACCGAAGCCCTGCAACTGCCAGAGCGCCCCCGCGAACTGGTGTCTTCGGCCCCTGTGGGTGATTCAGACCTTTAG
- the nuoK gene encoding NADH-quinone oxidoreductase subunit NuoK, with the protein MQLEYFLLTAAALFCIGVYGLVTSRNVIRVLMSIELMLNAVNLNLMAFSNYLDPVGINGQVFAVFVISIAAAEAAVGLAIVLSIYRNRDTVDMEQFNLLKW; encoded by the coding sequence ATGCAACTTGAGTATTTTCTCCTCACCGCCGCCGCCCTATTTTGTATTGGGGTCTATGGCCTAGTCACCAGCCGTAACGTCATCCGCGTTTTGATGTCCATCGAGCTGATGCTGAATGCGGTCAACCTCAACCTGATGGCTTTTTCCAACTATTTGGATCCGGTGGGTATTAACGGTCAGGTCTTTGCGGTGTTTGTGATCAGCATCGCCGCTGCCGAAGCCGCCGTGGGTTTGGCCATTGTACTCTCCATCTACCGCAACCGCGACACCGTAGACATGGAGCAGTTCAACCTCCTGAAGTGGTAA